The Magnolia sinica isolate HGM2019 chromosome 3, MsV1, whole genome shotgun sequence genome includes the window GATCGGTCAACTTCATACACTACTTGATGATTTTCACGCAATTTACTATCAAATTGTAATGCGTTTCTGTAATACGACGTCGAATCTATAGTGCATTTAGTGTAATATGtttgtgaatgttatatattgaatacatcCATTGCTTTCTTtgagcctgtttggttttccataatcCAGGTAAATCGCcgtaaagaagtaattattacatttttttcacttgtttggaaaCGAGTGAGTAATTTCACCTAGAAAACCAGTCTGAAAATGTTGCCTTaaatccatgggcccaccataatgtatataatatatccgtgtcgtccatctgtttatttagaatattttgaggctaGATGTGAAAAATTTTggaagatctaatgttcaattggcccacatgaaaggaaacaatggatttaatttgtccactgttgaaagttgattcttttactgggcccacattgaggtttattcaccatctaacccgttcatagggtcacatggacatggataagtgaaaagtataaatataagcttgatctaaaatttctaaggccctcaacaagtttttaatggtaggcattcaattctcatgatttggtgtggtgtggtccacttgatgttttgatttgcctaatttttggggtcatgcctcgaattcatttggcataatgtATGGGTGGTAAATTCCTCGATTTATGAGTCAACATTGGGAAAGATCTTACCTtgataaataatgattactcataagataattacacttgagccagaaaaccaaacaggccctgaaattGTGAATTGTTATCACTACGATTCAAATTTCCAATAAGACATTCATTTGACGGTCAGTACCATTCATttgacggtcaatccccttcactccacggtcaattccacgcatttgtacggttaattccatgcgaaTCCCCCTAACCtcacggtcaattcatttcaTTTTGCGGtctacattgggaaagatgttgtaattacataggtaaataattattacttgtaattacatggtaaatacaagtgagcccaaaaatcaaacggGACCTGTTCACTTACTTTGCAGTCATTTTCAATCCTTTTAGGACCcagaattgaatgataattcatCGCGAAAAATGCGAACATTCCCTGGATGTGagtaaaattgactgtgaagtaagtAAAAATCATCGCGAACTGAGTGGCATACATTCCTGTAATTTAAAACTTTGTGAATCTGACCGATAAGCCTGTGTCATATTTGAGCTGGtacaatggtggatttcctactacTCGGTCAAATCCACCATATACATGTGAACACTAAACGAGTTAtattattgtgtttgttttcaggaAATGGCTTCAGTAATCATcctatgctcatatggtggggaATTAGTTTGTGAAAATGATTGTTATACGTACAAGGGTGGAGAGTCGAAAACTACAGTTGTATGTGTTGACATTCCATATGAACAGCTTCTATCAAAAATGTATAAAATTGCGAAGAGTAGACCTGAGGATTACGATATAAGGTTGAGGGTATTGTATCTTTGCACAAACCAATCAGTCCCTCCAGTTGTAATTGAAGACGATGACGATGTGAGAATGTTCTTGACAGCACAACTGAAGCACCCGGATCACTACATCCCTTTATTCATCGAGACAATGCAGCGCGTTAATGAACCCCAGCACTAGGAAGGTCGGTTATAGTGGGTTCGAACATGACACcccagcagtaggaagtttgggtgaggaacataTCTTTACTTACAAATATAAGTGTTCACCTTCACAGGTTCCTCCAAGCAGCACTCCGGTACTCGCGCCGGCTCATACACCAAACTTGATGATAAGTCAaggtcatacatcaaacttcataACAACTCCAGTGAGGTTGTCGGCTGACGTGAACCTCAAACTTGAATACATGGTAACACCTTCACTTACGAGAGTAGATTTGCCCTCAACATCCAACATCGGAAATATGATTGGAAGCGACATTTCATTGCCTGAGCAGGGTCGATTATTGGACTTCACCACCAGGCTTCCCATCGTGCCTTTCGATGATGCTGGTTTCACCAATGCGGACTTGTCACTGTATTCATGTTCCGTTGATGACCCGATTGATATAGCCATTAACCAAACGTTCGAGGACAAGAGCCGGTGTCAGTATATTTTGAGGCAATTTACAATCCGCAACAACTTTCAATACAAGGTGTTTTATTCCACAAAGAAGAAATTCACCGTGGCATGTATGGAAGATAAGTGTGAATGGAGGGTGCACGCATCTAGGATGAACGGTGCGGGGATATTCAAGATTAAGACCTACAAGGAAAAACATACTTGtggaatgtcatggatgaagagtgatcatcggcaagcaagcagtaagctgGCCAGCGAACTGGTTGTCAATCGCATTAAGCAACGCATGGGGTTAAGGCCGAAGGACATAATAGTCGCAATGCAAGATAAGTATAATATTGTTATTAGCTATAATAAGGCATGGCGTGCTAAAGAGATTGCAATTGATCgcgtaatggggtcttatgaagactcttacaaagaactcccgatgtatttgcatgagttgaggatggcgAACCCGGGGACTTTGACTTCTCTGCTTGTGAATCAACAGACGATGAGGTTtgagagatgttttgttgcgctcGGACAGTGTGTTAGAAGTTTTCAAACATCTCTGCGAAGGGTCTTGGCCGTTGATGGGACGCATTTAAAAGGTAAGTACAAGGGTATTTTGTTTGTTGCTACGGCATTGGATGGTGACAATCACATCTTTCCAGTCGCTTTTAGTATCGGAGAATCAGAGAATAGCAACAATTGGAACTGGTTTCTTACATACCTCAACGATTCGTTAGGGAATTTACCTGGTCTTGTTATCATATCAGACCGTCATAAAAGTCTGATCAAAGAAGTTCCACAGGTCTTCCAAGCATCAATTCATGGGTACTGCGCCTACCATATATATCGAAACTTGGTGGATACGTTCAAAGACAAGTCATTGGAAATCTACTACTGGCAGGCTGTAAAGACTTGTAGGAGGGCTGATTTTGATAAATTCATGCATCATATCGAACTTGCCAACCCCCTAGTACATGCATGGCTAAGGGAAATAGGTTATGAAAAGTGGGCATCTTCGCATTTCCCAGGAAAAAGGTTCAATTTGGTGACTACAAACATAATTGAGTGTATTAACGCTCTATTCAAAGAAGCACGAAAATATCCAGTGACTATgctaatagagacggtcagatTGAAAATTCAAGAGATGTTTTGTAAAAGAAGAGAATCAGCCTCATCATTTGTTGGACCGTTGACACCGTGGGCCGAGAAACAAATAAAGGATCTCATACCGAAGGCACGAGATGTTTGTTGCCACGCAATTTCCCGAGATGAATACTATATTGTGGGAGACTACAATGATACTGTCAAACCAAtgagctttcatgtacatgtcgtgaGTTTGAAGTAAAGGGTTTGccttgttttcatgttctttcagcatgtataaactacaatctTCTTCATTACTCGTATTGCTCCCCGTTGTACACGGCGAGGAATTATCAGATCACCTATGAAAATTCAGTGTACCCAGTACGGGACAAAAGTCAATGGAAAATTTCTCCTGCATTCAAGGAGTATTGTTCGAGAATCTGGCCCCCGCTACAGATGAGGTCAGCTGGAAGACCAAAGAAGGCACGGATCCTTTACTGTGGAGAGGAACGAACTACAAAAATATGCGGACGTTGCAAACAAACGGGTCATAATCGTCGAAGCTGCAAATTTCCAATACCTTCAAAATAATGTAATTTGAagtgcattttttgtaatacgactgtaAATGTTGTATATTGAATACATctgttgctttctttgaaattgttaGAGTATATTGAATTATGCCCATTCACTTCATGTTGTGAaggcacttcatggtcatttcaatgcatatcacggtcattcctgcctattccatgttaattcacggtcgtttcgaggcatttcgcggtccaatcgcctcacttcatggtcagtttcatgcataccacggtcattcccgcctattccgtgttgattcatggtcatttcgacgcatttcgcggtcatgcctcttcatttcacgatcattcttGCCTATTCCGTGGTTGATGTATGATCTAAAGGAACAACAAGCATGGTTACTGGTTATCTTGTAAACAATTCcttgttgattcatggtcatttccaggcACTTCATGGTcactccccttcacttcacggtcatttgcgtgcatttcacggttcacggtcatttccaggcatATCACTGTcacgccccttcacttcacggtcatttgcaggcatttcacggtcaattcgcttcaattcatgatcatttccatgcatttcacagtcattcccaaacaatttcgtgttgattcacggtcatttccaggcatCTCACGGTCAcgccccttcacttcaaggtcatttgcaTTGCATTTCTCCGTCAATTCGCTTctattcatgatcatttccatgcatttcacggtcaattcacttcaattcatgatcattcccatgtatttcacggtcatcccaaacaattccgtgctaattcacagtcgtttcgaggcatttcacggtcatggaAGGGTATTGAAGTCAGATGGAATTGAAGGAGCCATTCTGCTTTTAGCAGCTCTCTCTTCATTTGCAAGAATATCCACCATCATTGTGGAATGATGCTTCTACCACATCAAAACTCTTTCTAGATCTAGTTTTGTACTGGGAGGATACTTCCAATACTAACTTCTTCATATCTACAACATTGCATCTAGTCCCAGATATTTCAACATCACACAAGCTCAAAGAAGCACTTCTACTTCTTGCAGCTCCAGGTAATGCACCTCTTGAGTTTTCAATGAATTGCCTGAAATAAGATATGGATAAACTTCAGGTAATACAAA containing:
- the LOC131241528 gene encoding uncharacterized protein LOC131241528 — encoded protein: MVTPSLTRVDLPSTSNIGNMIGSDISLPEQGRLLDFTTRLPIVPFDDAGFTNADLSLYSCSVDDPIDIAINQTFEDKSRCQYILRQFTIRNNFQYKVFYSTKKKFTVACMEDKCEWRVHASRMNGAGIFKIKTYKEKHTCGMSWMKSDHRQASSKLASELVVNRIKQRMGLRPKDIIVAMQDKYNIVISYNKAWRAKEIAIDRTMRFERCFVALGQCVRSFQTSLRRVLAVDGTHLKGKYKGILFVATALDGDNHIFPVAFSIGESENSNNWNWFLTYLNDSLGNLPGLVIISDRHKSLIKEVPQVFQASIHGYCAYHIYRNLVDTFKDKSLEIYYWQAVKTCRRADFDKFMHHIELANPLVHAWLREIGYEKWASSHFPGKRFNLVTTNIIECINALFKEARKYPVTMLIETVRLKIQEMFCKRRESASSFVGPLTPWAEKQIKDLIPKARDVCCHAISRDEYYIVGDYNDTVKPMSFHVHVVSLK